A window of the Lolium perenne isolate Kyuss_39 chromosome 7, Kyuss_2.0, whole genome shotgun sequence genome harbors these coding sequences:
- the LOC127311834 gene encoding uncharacterized protein isoform X1 produces MATAANRGAGSKWTRDPQLGDLVLAKIKCYPPCPAKVSRPEDWNQVPSARKFFVLFFGTNEIAFVALQDLEPFTEEVKNDLVNQAREKRLPKRYAKYLEEALVEICKAYDELPSSSETAKSSKTGNGLLPDRTLGLIEKPAEHLIKPPDDDGTQMLEQTEGGCFMGNLNYLGHISGTEGNVKDCGNDRKDPFPTTSKRKMPVGKDSDHPKEKKHVASKSATNLHLEQEHSPTAPCSDRETKDQKVGKESHPTEDLVLDPTVQIVLEVPKKYTTEKQLKAADRKEKKHVDATGISTRTALEALPVTVPNNSAEKESRGFEKLKMMMKPSVTDKTERKGANGSKWTRDPQLGDLVLAKVKGYPPCPAKVCRPEDWNLVPAPRKFLVLFFVTKELAYVALQDLEPFTEEVKNNLVNQAREKRLPERHVKYLEEALVEICKACDELPSSSETAKSSKTRNGTEGDVRDCRNDRKDPSPTTSKRKMPVGKDSNHPMKKKHVASKSATNLHLEQEHSPIAPCSDREPKDQKVGKESHPTEDLVLDPTVQIVRALEVPKKCTTEKQLKAADRKEKKHVDVTSISTRTAPEAVPVTVPNNSAEKESRGFEKLKMMMKPSVTDKTERRGANGSKWTRDPQLGDLVLAKVKGYPPCPAKVCRPEDWNLVPAPRKFLVLFFVTKKLAFVALQDLEPFTEEVKNDLVNQAREKHFPKRYAKCLGEALVEICKAYDELPNSCETAKSSETGTGLLPGQNLGLVEKPVEHLIKPSADGGTQKLEQMEGAGPVEICVSRHLILGDVVEQLGGSSVVYQTGNTEAGYVSKAEPTIPVGCCLELKSTQGAEGCAAEHASAAGEDAAGELIHDLRVRSGGRIKDANWRQSNRARQRLRKVRLSVGKLASRNLKLGSSLDNLMVENCVLRSSLRVSTKKNAELAAAVELLDTKNRELTEKIEVLEHGCDKALDDLNGAALALCSLGDCMQQGAVEETGGMATGGDSKQPSTDDSL; encoded by the exons ATGGCTACCGCCGCCAACCGGGGCGCGGGCAGCAAGTGGACCAGAGACCCGCAGCTCGGAGACCTGGTCCTCGCCAAGATCAAGTGCTACCCTCCCTGTCCAGCCAAG GTGAGTAGGCCGGAGGACTGGAATCAGGTGCCGTCTGCACGCAAGTTCTTTGTCCTCTTCTTTGGTACCAACGAGAT TGCTTTTGTAGCTTTGCAAGACCTTGAACCATTTACGGAAGAAgtgaagaatgacttggtaaatcAAGCACGAGAGAAACGCTTGCCAAAAAGATATGCGAAATATCTTGAGGAAGCCTTGGTGGAGATATGCAAGGCCTATGATGAGTTGCCAAGTTCATCTGAAACTGCAAAATCATCTAAAACTGGAAACGGTTTGTTGCCTGACCGAACTCTTGGTCTGATTGAAAAACCTGCAGAGCACCTTATAAAGCCACCTGATGACGATGGGACACAAATGTTGGAACAAACAGAAGGTGGTTGTTTTATGGGCAACTTGAATTATTTGGGGCACATTTCAGGAACTGAGGGCAATGTGAAAGATTGTGGTAATGACAGAAAAGATCCTTTTCCAACAACTTCTAAAAGGAAAATGCCTGTAGGAAAGGATTCGGACCATCCCAAGGAAAAGAAGCATGTGGCATCAAAGTCAGCTACCAACCTGCACCTTGAACAAGAACATTCACCAACCGCTCCGTGCTCTGATAGAGAGACCAAAGACCAGAAAGTTGGGAAAGAGAGCCATCCAACTGAAGATTTAGTTTTGGACCCAACTGTACAGATAGTTCTTGAAGTGCCAAAGAAATATACAACTGAGAAGCAGTTGAAGGCTGCTGATAGGAAGGAAAAGAAGCATGTCGATGCCACTGGTATTTCTACGAGGACAGCTCTTGAGGCTCTACCTGTTACTGTACCGAACAATAGTGCTGAAAAAGAAAGCAGAGGATTTGAAAAGTTGAAGATGATGATGAAACCATCAGTTACGGACAAAACAGAGAGAAAGGGCGCCAATGGCAGCAAATGGACCAGAGACCCACAGCTCGGAGACCTGGTCCTCGCCAAGGTCAAGGGCTACCCTCCCTGTCCAGCCAAG GTGTGTAGGCCAGAGGACTGGAATCTGGTGCCGGCTCCACGCAAGTTCTTGGTCCTTTTCTTTGTCACCAAAGAGCT TGCTTATGTAGCTTTGCAAGACCTTGAACCATTTACGGAAGAAGTGAAGAATAACTTGGTAAATCAAGCACGAGAGAAACGCTTGCCGGAAAGACATGTGAAATATCTTGAGGAAGCCTTGGTGGAGATATGCAAGGCCTGTGATGAGCTGCCAAGTTCATCTGAAACTGCAAAATCATCTAAAACTCGAAACG GAACTGAGGGCGATGTGAGAGATTGTCGTAATGACAGAAAAGATCCTTCTCCAACAACTTCTAAAAGGAAAATGCCTGTAGGAAAGGATTCGAAccatcccatgaaaaagaagcatGTGGCATCAAAGTCAGCTACCAACCTGCACCTTGAACAAGAACATTCACCAATCGCTCCGTGCTCTGATAGAGAGCCCAAAGACCAGAAAGTTGGGAAAGAGAGCCATCCAACTGAAGATTTAGTTTTGGACCCAACTGTACAGATAGTTCGTGCTCTTGAAGTGCCAAAGAAATGTACAACTGAGAAGCAGTTGAAGGCTGCTGATAGGAAGGAAAAGAAGCATGTCGATGTCACTAGTATTTCTACGAGGACTGCTCCTGAGGCTGTACCTGTTACTGTACCGAACAATAGTGCTGAAAAGGAAAGCAGAGGATTTGAAAAGTTGAAGATGATGATGAAACCATCAGTTACCGATAAAACAGAGAGAAGGGGCGCCAATGGCAGCAAATGGACCAGAGACCCACAGCTCGGAGACCTGGTCCTCGCCAAGGTCAAGGGCTACCCTCCCTGTCCAGCCAAG GTGTGTAGGCCAGAGGACTGGAATCTGGTGCCGGCTCCACgcaagttcttggtcctcttcttTGTCACCAAAAAGCT TGCTTTTGTAGCTTTGCAAGACCTTGAACCATTTACGGAAGAGgtgaagaatgacttggtaaatcAAGCTCGGGAGAAACACTTTCCAAAACGATATGCGAAATGTCTTGGTGAAGCCTTGGTGGAGATATGCAAGGCCTATGATGAGCTGCCGAATTCATGTGAAACTGCAAAATCATCTGAAACTGGAACTGGTTTGTTGCCTGGCCAAAATCTTGgtctggttgaaaaacctgtagaGCACCTTATAAAGCCATCTGCTGATGGTGGGACACAAAAGCTGGAACAAATGGAAG GTGCAGGGCCAGTGGAGATATGTGTGTCTCGTCATCTCATCTTGGGGGATGTTGTCGAGCAGCTCGGTGGATCGTCAGTGGTGTACCAGACGGGGAATACTGAAGCTGGCTACGTGAGCAAAGCTGAACCAACTATTCCTGTTGGGTGTTGCCTGGAGTTAAAGAGCACACAGGGCGCAGAGGGATGTGCGGCCGAGCATGCCAGTGCTGCCGGAGAGGATGCGGCTGGTGAACTGATCCATGACTTGAGGGTTCGCTCTGGTGGTCGAATCAAGGATGCTAACTGGAGGCAGTCTAATCGGGCCCGACAGCGGTTAAGGAAGGTGCGGTTGTCTGTAGGCAAGCTTGCTAGCAGGAACTTGAAGCTTGGTTCGTCTCTTGACAACCTGATGGTGGAAAATTGTGTGTTGCGCTCTTCGTTAAGGGTATCTACAAAGAAGAACGCTGAATTGGCTGCAGCGGTTGAGTTGTTGGATACGAAGAACCGGGAGCTTACGGAGAAGATTGAGGTTCTTGAGCATGGCTGTGATAAAGCGCTGGATGACTTGAATGGCGCGGCCTTGGCCTTGTGTTCTCTTGGGGACTGCATGCAGCAAGGGGCTGTAGAAGAAACCGGTGGCATGGCCACTGGTGGGGACAGCAAGCAGCCAAGCACTGATGATTCTCTGTAG
- the LOC127311834 gene encoding uncharacterized protein isoform X2 — protein MATAANRGAGSKWTRDPQLGDLVLAKIKCYPPCPAKVSRPEDWNQVPSARKFFVLFFGTNEIAFVALQDLEPFTEEVKNDLVNQAREKRLPKRYAKYLEEALVEICKAYDELPSSSETAKSSKTGNGLLPDRTLGLIEKPAEHLIKPPDDDGTQMLEQTEGGCFMGNLNYLGHISGTEGNVKDCGNDRKDPFPTTSKRKMPVGKDSDHPKEKKHVASKSATNLHLEQEHSPTAPCSDRETKDQKVGKESHPTEDLVLDPTVQIVLEVPKKYTTEKQLKAADRKEKKHVDATGISTRTALEALPVTVPNNSAEKESRGFEKLKMMMKPSVTDKTERKGANGSKWTRDPQLGDLVLAKVKGYPPCPAKVCRPEDWNLVPAPRKFLVLFFVTKELAYVALQDLEPFTEEVKNNLVNQAREKRLPERHVKYLEEALVEICKACDELPSSSETAKSSKTRNGTEGDVRDCRNDRKDPSPTTSKRKMPVGKDSNHPMKKKHVASKSATNLHLEQEHSPIAPCSDREPKDQKVGKESHPTEDLVLDPTVQIVRALEVPKKCTTEKQLKAADRKEKKHVDVTSISTRTAPEAVPVTVPNNSAEKESRGFEKLKMMMKPSVTDKTERRGANGSKWTRDPQLGDLVLAKVKGYPPCPAKVCRPEDWNLVPAPRKFLVLFFVTKKLAFVALQDLEPFTEEVKNDLVNQAREKHFPKRYAKCLGEALVEICKAYDELPNSCETAKSSETGTGLLPGQNLGLVEKPVEHLIKPSADGGTQKLEQMEGPVEICVSRHLILGDVVEQLGGSSVVYQTGNTEAGYVSKAEPTIPVGCCLELKSTQGAEGCAAEHASAAGEDAAGELIHDLRVRSGGRIKDANWRQSNRARQRLRKVRLSVGKLASRNLKLGSSLDNLMVENCVLRSSLRVSTKKNAELAAAVELLDTKNRELTEKIEVLEHGCDKALDDLNGAALALCSLGDCMQQGAVEETGGMATGGDSKQPSTDDSL, from the exons ATGGCTACCGCCGCCAACCGGGGCGCGGGCAGCAAGTGGACCAGAGACCCGCAGCTCGGAGACCTGGTCCTCGCCAAGATCAAGTGCTACCCTCCCTGTCCAGCCAAG GTGAGTAGGCCGGAGGACTGGAATCAGGTGCCGTCTGCACGCAAGTTCTTTGTCCTCTTCTTTGGTACCAACGAGAT TGCTTTTGTAGCTTTGCAAGACCTTGAACCATTTACGGAAGAAgtgaagaatgacttggtaaatcAAGCACGAGAGAAACGCTTGCCAAAAAGATATGCGAAATATCTTGAGGAAGCCTTGGTGGAGATATGCAAGGCCTATGATGAGTTGCCAAGTTCATCTGAAACTGCAAAATCATCTAAAACTGGAAACGGTTTGTTGCCTGACCGAACTCTTGGTCTGATTGAAAAACCTGCAGAGCACCTTATAAAGCCACCTGATGACGATGGGACACAAATGTTGGAACAAACAGAAGGTGGTTGTTTTATGGGCAACTTGAATTATTTGGGGCACATTTCAGGAACTGAGGGCAATGTGAAAGATTGTGGTAATGACAGAAAAGATCCTTTTCCAACAACTTCTAAAAGGAAAATGCCTGTAGGAAAGGATTCGGACCATCCCAAGGAAAAGAAGCATGTGGCATCAAAGTCAGCTACCAACCTGCACCTTGAACAAGAACATTCACCAACCGCTCCGTGCTCTGATAGAGAGACCAAAGACCAGAAAGTTGGGAAAGAGAGCCATCCAACTGAAGATTTAGTTTTGGACCCAACTGTACAGATAGTTCTTGAAGTGCCAAAGAAATATACAACTGAGAAGCAGTTGAAGGCTGCTGATAGGAAGGAAAAGAAGCATGTCGATGCCACTGGTATTTCTACGAGGACAGCTCTTGAGGCTCTACCTGTTACTGTACCGAACAATAGTGCTGAAAAAGAAAGCAGAGGATTTGAAAAGTTGAAGATGATGATGAAACCATCAGTTACGGACAAAACAGAGAGAAAGGGCGCCAATGGCAGCAAATGGACCAGAGACCCACAGCTCGGAGACCTGGTCCTCGCCAAGGTCAAGGGCTACCCTCCCTGTCCAGCCAAG GTGTGTAGGCCAGAGGACTGGAATCTGGTGCCGGCTCCACGCAAGTTCTTGGTCCTTTTCTTTGTCACCAAAGAGCT TGCTTATGTAGCTTTGCAAGACCTTGAACCATTTACGGAAGAAGTGAAGAATAACTTGGTAAATCAAGCACGAGAGAAACGCTTGCCGGAAAGACATGTGAAATATCTTGAGGAAGCCTTGGTGGAGATATGCAAGGCCTGTGATGAGCTGCCAAGTTCATCTGAAACTGCAAAATCATCTAAAACTCGAAACG GAACTGAGGGCGATGTGAGAGATTGTCGTAATGACAGAAAAGATCCTTCTCCAACAACTTCTAAAAGGAAAATGCCTGTAGGAAAGGATTCGAAccatcccatgaaaaagaagcatGTGGCATCAAAGTCAGCTACCAACCTGCACCTTGAACAAGAACATTCACCAATCGCTCCGTGCTCTGATAGAGAGCCCAAAGACCAGAAAGTTGGGAAAGAGAGCCATCCAACTGAAGATTTAGTTTTGGACCCAACTGTACAGATAGTTCGTGCTCTTGAAGTGCCAAAGAAATGTACAACTGAGAAGCAGTTGAAGGCTGCTGATAGGAAGGAAAAGAAGCATGTCGATGTCACTAGTATTTCTACGAGGACTGCTCCTGAGGCTGTACCTGTTACTGTACCGAACAATAGTGCTGAAAAGGAAAGCAGAGGATTTGAAAAGTTGAAGATGATGATGAAACCATCAGTTACCGATAAAACAGAGAGAAGGGGCGCCAATGGCAGCAAATGGACCAGAGACCCACAGCTCGGAGACCTGGTCCTCGCCAAGGTCAAGGGCTACCCTCCCTGTCCAGCCAAG GTGTGTAGGCCAGAGGACTGGAATCTGGTGCCGGCTCCACgcaagttcttggtcctcttcttTGTCACCAAAAAGCT TGCTTTTGTAGCTTTGCAAGACCTTGAACCATTTACGGAAGAGgtgaagaatgacttggtaaatcAAGCTCGGGAGAAACACTTTCCAAAACGATATGCGAAATGTCTTGGTGAAGCCTTGGTGGAGATATGCAAGGCCTATGATGAGCTGCCGAATTCATGTGAAACTGCAAAATCATCTGAAACTGGAACTGGTTTGTTGCCTGGCCAAAATCTTGgtctggttgaaaaacctgtagaGCACCTTATAAAGCCATCTGCTGATGGTGGGACACAAAAGCTGGAACAAATGGAAG GGCCAGTGGAGATATGTGTGTCTCGTCATCTCATCTTGGGGGATGTTGTCGAGCAGCTCGGTGGATCGTCAGTGGTGTACCAGACGGGGAATACTGAAGCTGGCTACGTGAGCAAAGCTGAACCAACTATTCCTGTTGGGTGTTGCCTGGAGTTAAAGAGCACACAGGGCGCAGAGGGATGTGCGGCCGAGCATGCCAGTGCTGCCGGAGAGGATGCGGCTGGTGAACTGATCCATGACTTGAGGGTTCGCTCTGGTGGTCGAATCAAGGATGCTAACTGGAGGCAGTCTAATCGGGCCCGACAGCGGTTAAGGAAGGTGCGGTTGTCTGTAGGCAAGCTTGCTAGCAGGAACTTGAAGCTTGGTTCGTCTCTTGACAACCTGATGGTGGAAAATTGTGTGTTGCGCTCTTCGTTAAGGGTATCTACAAAGAAGAACGCTGAATTGGCTGCAGCGGTTGAGTTGTTGGATACGAAGAACCGGGAGCTTACGGAGAAGATTGAGGTTCTTGAGCATGGCTGTGATAAAGCGCTGGATGACTTGAATGGCGCGGCCTTGGCCTTGTGTTCTCTTGGGGACTGCATGCAGCAAGGGGCTGTAGAAGAAACCGGTGGCATGGCCACTGGTGGGGACAGCAAGCAGCCAAGCACTGATGATTCTCTGTAG